Proteins encoded within one genomic window of Panicum virgatum strain AP13 chromosome 1N, P.virgatum_v5, whole genome shotgun sequence:
- the LOC120655919 gene encoding 1,4-alpha-glucan-branching enzyme 2, chloroplastic/amyloplastic, producing MAVPPALAVSGAVARAPRPTGGGGDRRRGSGSGRPSPSLVFLSRGARDGASGRRGAMRAAAASGKVIVPEGENDGLTSSADSAQFQSDELEVPDITDGKIESSETMQGADAEALNREVLGSAPQEKPRTVPPPGDGQKIFQIDPMLQGYKYHLEYRYSLYRRIRSDIDEHEGGLEAFSRSYEKFGFNRSAEGVTYREWAPGAHSAALVGDFNNWNPNADRMSKNEYGVWEVFLPNNADGSSPIPHGSRVKVRMDTPSGIKDSIPAWIKYSVQAPGEIPYDGIYYDPPEEVKYVFKHPQPKRPKSLRIYETHVGMSSPEPKINTYANFRDDVLPRIKKLGYNAVQIMAIQEHSYYGSFGYHVTNFFAPSSRFGTPEDLKSLIDRAHELGLLVLMDVVHSHASSNTLDGLNGFDGTDTHYFHSGPRGHHWMWDSRLFNYGNWEVLRFLLSNARWWLEEYKFDGFRFDGVTSMMYTHHGLQVSFTGNFNEYFGFATDVDAVVYLMLVNDLIHGLYPEAVSIGEDVSGMPTFAIPVHDGGVGFDYRLHMAVADKWIELMNQSDEAWKMGDIVHTLTNRRWLEKCVTYSESHDQALVGDKTIAFWLMDKDMYDFMALDRPATPTIDRGIALHKMIRLITMGLGGEGYLNFMGNEFGHPEWIDFPRGPQRLPNGKFIPGNNNSYDKCRRRFDLGDADYLRYHGMQEFDRAMQHLEEKYGFMTDDHQYISRKHEEDKVIVFEKGDLVFVFNFHCNNSYFDYRVGCRRPGVYKVALDSDAGLFGGFGRIHHAAEHFTTDCSHDNRPHSFSVYTPSRTCVVYAPADTMTPEISEESK from the exons ATGGCGGTGCCGCCGGCGTTGGCGGTCTCCGGGGCCGTGGCGAGGGCTCCACggcccaccggcggcggcggggaccggAGGCGCGGGTCGGGGTCGGGGCGACCGTCGCCGTCGCTGGTCTTCCTCTCTC GGGGTGCCCGAGATGGAGCTTCGGGAAGGCGCGGGGCCatgcgcgccgcggccgcgtccGGGAAGGTGATTGTTCCCGAGGGCGAGAACGACGGCCTGACATCCTCGGCCGACTCGGCTCAGTTCCAGTCTGACGAACTGGAG GTACCAGACATCACTGACGGTAAGATCGAGTCTTCAGAGACAATGCAAGGTGCTGATGCTGAAGCCTTGAACAGAGAGGTTTTAGGATCAGCTCCACAGGAGAAACCGCGTACAGTTCCACCACCAGGGGATGGACAGAAAATATTCCAGATTGACCCCATGCTGCAAGGCTATAAGTACCATCTTGAGTATAG GTACAGCCTCTACAGGAGAATCCGTTCAGATATTGACGAGCATGAAGGAGGTTTGGAAGCCTTCTCCCGTAGTTATGAGAAGTTTGGATTTAATCGCAG TGCTGAAGGTGTCACCTACCGAGAATGGGCTCCTGGAGCACAT TCTGCAGCATTGGTGGGTGACTTCAACAACTGGAATCCAAATGCAGACCGTATGAGCAAG AATGAGTATGGTGTTTGGGAGGTTTTTCTGCCTAACAATGCAGATGGTTCGTCACCTATTCCTCATGGTTCTCGTGTAAAG GTGAGAATGGATACTCCATCAGGGATAAAGGATTCAATTCCTGCCTGGATCAAGTACTCAGTGCAGGCCCCAGGAGAGATACCATATGATGGGATTTATTATGATCCTCCTGAAGAG GTGAAGTATGTGTTCAAGCATCCTCAACCTAAAAGACCCAAATCACTGCGGATATATGAAACACATGTTGGAATGAGTAGCCCG GAACCGAAGATCAACACATACGCGAACTTCAGGGACGATGTCCTCCCAAGGATAAAAAAACTTGGATACAATGCAGTGCAAATAATGGCAATCCAAGAGCACTCATATTATGGAAGCTTTGG ATACCATGTTACTAATTTTTTTGCACCAAGTAGTCGCTTTGGAACCCCAGAAGATTTGAAGTCTTTGATTGATAGAGCACATGAGCTAGGTTTGCTTGTGCTCATGGATGTCGTTCACAG TCATGCATCAAGTAATACTCTGGATGGATTGAATGGTTTTGATGGTACGGATACACATTACTTTCATAGTGGTCCACGAGGCCATCACTGGATGTGGGATTCCCGCCTGTTCAACTATGGGAATTGGGAA GTTTTAAGATTTCTTCTCTCCAATGCTAGATGGTGGCTTGAGGAATATAAGTTTGATGGTTTCCGTTTTGATGGTGTCACCTCCATGATGTACACTCACCATGGATTACAA GTATCATTTACGGGGAACTTCAATGAGTATTTTGGCTTTGCCACCGATGTAGATGCAGTGGTTTACTTGATGCTGGTAAATGATCTAATTCACGGACTTTATCCTGAGGCTGTATCCATTGGCGAAGAT GTTAGTGGAATGCCTACATTTGCAATTCCTGTTCACGATGGAGGAGTGGGCTTTGACTACCGGCTGCATATGGCTGTGGCCGACAAATGGATTGAGCTAATGAA TCAAAGTGACGAAGCTTGGAAGATGGGTGATATTGTGCACACACTGACAAATAGAAGGTGGTTAGAGAAGTGTGTTACTTATTCTGAAAGTCATGATCAAGCACTAGTTGGTGATAAGACTATTGCATTTTGGTTGATGGACAAG GATATGTATGATTTCATGGCTCTGGATAGACCTGCAACACCTACCATTGATCGTGGGATAGCATTGCATAAGATGATCAGACTTATCACAATGGGTTTAGGAGGAGAAGGTTATCTTAATTTCATGGGAAATGAGTTTGGACATCCTG AATGGATAGATTTTCCAAGAGGTCCGCAAAGGCTCCCAAATGGTAAGTTTATTCCAGGGAATAACAACAGTTATGACAAATGCCGCCGAAGATTTGACCTG GGTGATGCGGACTATCTAAGGTATCATGGTATGCAAGAGTTTGATCGGGCAATGCAACATCTTGAGGAAAAATATGGA TTTATGACTGATGATCACCAGTACATTTCTCGGAAACATGAGGAGGACAAGGTGATTGTGTTTGAAAAGGGTGATTTGGTATTTGTGTTCAACTTCCATTGTAACAACAGCTATTTTGACTACCGTGTTGGCTGTCGGAGACCTGGGGTGTATAAG GTGGCCTTGGACTCAGACGCTGGACTGTTCGGTGGATTCGGCAGGATTCATCATGCCGCAGAGCACTTCACCACC GACTGCTCGCATGACAACAGGCCCCATTCGTTCTCCGTGTATACACCAAGCAGAACCTGCGTCGTCTACGCTCCAGCGGACACAATGACGCCGGAAATCAGTGAGGAAAGCAAGTAA